GGTGAGCTGCGAAAGCAGGCAGAGCTAGAACTGCATACCTTCCTGCATGAATGGCAGCGCATAGAAGATGGGAAACAAGGCAGTACTGCTGTCTACAGCATTGTTGGACAGAAAGCTGATCTTGTTTTTATGCATCTGCGCGAAACCTTGGAGGAACTGAATGAACTGGAGACAACTTTCAATAAATCAGTTCTTGCTTCTTTTACGATTCCTTCATATTCTTATGTGTCCGTGGTAGAGCTTAGCAATTATATGGCCAAGCCCGGAACCGATCCCATGGAAAATCCCGAAGTGGTAGCCAGATTAAAGCCTGCACTTCCGAAAAGCCGCCATATCTGTTTTTACCCGATGAATAAACGCCGGGAAGGCAACGATAACTGGTACATGCTTAGCATGGATGACCGCCGGGCCTTGATGCGCAGTCACGGAATGATTGGACGAAGTTATGCAGGCAAAGTGAAACAGATCATTACCGGTTCCGTAGGATTTGATGCCTGGGAATGGGGAGTTACCCTGTTTGCCGACGATGCTCTTCAGTTCAAAAAACTGGTTTACGAAATGCGCTTTGATGAAGTAAGCGCACGTTACGGAGAATTCGGGGATTTCTATGTAGGCAACCTGCTGACTCCAGACAAAATCTCCGCTATGCTAAGCCTTTAAAGATTTAATAAACGCCCTGCCGGCTTATAGACCGGGCAAGGCGTTTTTATTTCGGGAAATCATTCTTCCCCTTCTTTCTCCAATGCATAAAGAGCTGCCTCCATCTCCTTGCGGCGCAGAAAATCTTCAGTTTCCCTGTCTCTTTGACGGCTTTTCTCTTTCAACCGTTCAATGGCCGGCATTATCAGAATATCGATTTCTTTCTGTACAATAGCGGACAGATCGTGGCGATGATGAGACTCAAGATAATGTCCCACTTCAATCAGATTATTATAGCGGTCAAGCTCGGATCGTTCCAATAATCCTCTTACCTGCACACTGCAGTGACGCATGAAAGGGCTCCTCTCTTCCGGTCATCCAATGTCCTGCCGGATATCTCCGGACAGTAGGAAAATTTGATTAAGTAGAATAGGCAATATAAAGCCGCATTTTGTCTATACGCTAAGGGCTCTCGTATGAGAGCCCAAAACTGTTCCTTATTTCGTAAAGATCCCTTTTTTCAGAACCAATGGAATTCCGCCAATTGTATAAAGATAGCGCCATTCGATGACGCGTTTCATAAAGGAGGCGAAGCTTCCTTTTATTTTTTTGCTTCCCACCACGCCGATAGCATCTTTTTTGCCAAGAGAAGCGACAGTACCACGGTTAATGTATTGGAATTCTTTCAGTTCCTTATTACGGATAGTGGCTACCAGGTTATATGCACAATTTTCTCCTTGTTGGGTTGCAATTTGGGCTGTAGGCGGATAAGGTCTTCCTTCCGGATTTATTACCAGAGAGCAGTCGCCTATAATAAAGATATTATCATGGCCAGGGGCTTTCAGATAAGGATCCACTTTAATTCTGCCGCGGGCTGTTTCAAATCCGGCTTCCTCCAGCAAATGGTTGCCGCGGATACCGCCTGTCCAAACTACTGTTCCCGCTTTAATGAATTCATCTCCGGCGATCAGAACACCTTCCGTTGTACATTCTTTAATAGCTACCCCGATTTTGAAAGTTACGCCTTTCTCTTCAAGCAGTCTCATGCCGTACTCTACAAGCTCCGGATCAAAACCTGGAAGCATAGTAGGCGCCGCTTCAACATTAATAATGCGGACCAAAGATGGATCTACATCAAACATACGGCAAAGTTCCGGTACCCGGTTCACGAGTTCGCCCAAAAATTCAACTCCTGTGAAGCCTGCTCCGCCAACCACAATTGTGAGCAGTTCTTTACGTTCCTGATTCAGTTTGTATTGAGCAAACTGATATTCAATATGTT
This Paenibacillus larvae subsp. larvae DNA region includes the following protein-coding sequences:
- the hemQ gene encoding hydrogen peroxide-dependent heme synthase, yielding MNEAVQTLEGWYALHDFRLIDWNAWKEAPGELRKQAELELHTFLHEWQRIEDGKQGSTAVYSIVGQKADLVFMHLRETLEELNELETTFNKSVLASFTIPSYSYVSVVELSNYMAKPGTDPMENPEVVARLKPALPKSRHICFYPMNKRREGNDNWYMLSMDDRRALMRSHGMIGRSYAGKVKQIITGSVGFDAWEWGVTLFADDALQFKKLVYEMRFDEVSARYGEFGDFYVGNLLTPDKISAMLSL
- a CDS encoding NAD(P)/FAD-dependent oxidoreductase, whose amino-acid sequence is MTSRIPKIVIIGAGYGGIVTAINLQKKLNSNEADVVLINKHDYHYITTQLHMPAAGTDHVDNSRVAISKLIDEFKVDFVKASVTELRPQEKSVVLDDGRTISYDYLVVGLGGEPETFGIPGLKENSLSIRSINSVRLIREHIEYQFAQYKLNQERKELLTIVVGGAGFTGVEFLGELVNRVPELCRMFDVDPSLVRIINVEAAPTMLPGFDPELVEYGMRLLEEKGVTFKIGVAIKECTTEGVLIAGDEFIKAGTVVWTGGIRGNHLLEEAGFETARGRIKVDPYLKAPGHDNIFIIGDCSLVINPEGRPYPPTAQIATQQGENCAYNLVATIRNKELKEFQYINRGTVASLGKKDAIGVVGSKKIKGSFASFMKRVIEWRYLYTIGGIPLVLKKGIFTK